The nucleotide sequence TCTTTCTGGTGCGCGATTCCTACCGTGAATTCCAGGGGACGCAAGTGGAGCTGCAAAGCCTCGACCTGTTGGGCAGCAGCCTGACCTTGCGCCGCGACCTGGAAACCTTGAACAACCTGGTGCAGATCAATGCCAGCCTCGGTCAGTCCGGCAAGGCCGGCGATGTGGACGCGAAAATAGCCACCCTTGAGCAGCAGATCCTTGCGCGTCTGCAGGGCATGACCGCCATGGCCGTGGAGCCCGAACAGGTGAGTATTTTCAACGCCAAGCGCGACGAAATGATCACCGGGTTCAAGGCCCAGCAAGCCGAAAATTCCCTGCAAAGCAAAAGTGCGCTGATCGGCAAGCTGCTCAACAGTTCGCAGATATTCAGCCAGATCATCGCCAGCCAGGCGGGGCTGAGCCGCGACAGTCAGAGCGACATCCGCCAGCTCAGCGAACTGATGACCGGCGTGACCCCCAATGTCACCCAGATCCTCGGTGAAGGCCGTGCACTGGGTGCTTCGGCGTTGGGCCTGGGCTTTCTCAATTCCGCGTCCAGTACCCGGTTCGATGAGCTGCTGGCGCAGATCGAAAAAGTCCAGGGTGAATATGGCTTGAAGCTGCACGACGCGTTGACCTCCAGTCAAGTGGCTGGACAAGCCCTTGCCGGCCCGGCTGACGCTAGCAAGGGCACTTTGAAGAAGGTCGCTGAGCTGATCGAGGAACAGGTGGTGATGGCCGACACCCTCGATGCGCCTTGGCCGGCCTTCTATGATCAGGTCAGCGGCCTGATGGAGCAGACCTACCGGCTGAACGACGCAGCGCTGGGTTTCCTCGGTGTCCAGTTGCAGCATCGCCTGGAACAGAACCGCAGCCACATGGTGCTGCAGGCCGTGGCGCTGGTGGCGGTGTTCCTGCTGATTTTCTATCTGTACGCCGGCTTCTATGCCTCGACCCGTACCACCCTCCATTACCTGGGCCGGATGATGGACAAAGTGGCGGCGGGGGACATGACGGTCAATTTCGTGGCCCGCAGCAAGGACGAGCTGGGCGAGTTGGGTGAGGTGTTCAACGGCACGGTAGCGAAGATCCACGACCTGATCGAACGGGTCGGCCAGACCGTCGCCGAGGTGGAACGTCAGGCCGGACAGGTGGAATCGGTATCGGCCCAAAGCAACCAGGCGGTGGCCGGGCAGCGCAGCCAGATCGAACTGGTCGCCACGGCGATGAACCAGATGTCGGCCACGGCCCAGGAGGTGGCCCGCAGTGCCGCCGCGGCGGTCAGCAGCGCTCACAGTGTGAACGATGAAACGTTGAGTGGCCGTGGGCTGGTGGAGTCCCAACAGGGCAGCATCGCCCGCCTGGCCAGCGAGATCGATCAATCGGTGCAGGTGATCAACCAGTTGGCGACCGACAGCCAGGCCATCAGTCGTGTGCTGGATGTGATCAAGAGCATTGCCGAGCAGACCAACCTGCTGGCGCTCAATGCCGCGATTGAGGCGGCTCGGGCCGGGGAACAGGGACGCGGTTTTGCGGTAGTGGCCGATGAGGTGCGGACCCTGGCCAAGCGGACGCAGCAGTCGACTGAGGAAATTGAAGCGATGATCAGCCGTTTGCACGGCGGTGTGGGGGCGGCGGTCAAGGCCATGGGCACCAGTCATGAAATGGCCAGCGGCACGGTCGGTCAGTCGGAAAAGGTCCAGCAGGCGCTGGAGAATATTCTCGGTGCGGTTGGGATGATCGTCGACCAGAACCAGCAGATCGCTGCCGCGGTGGAGCAGCAGACGGCGGTGGCTCATGACATTGACCAGAACATTGTCGAGATCAATCGTGCGGGTGAACGCACTGCCGAGGGGGCGCATCAGACGGAGGACGCGAGCCGTGAGTTGTCGGTGCAGGTGGGGCAGCTCAAGTTGTTGATCAGTGCGTTTCGGGTATAGCTACGGGTTCATCGTTGAACCCTCTGTGGGAGCGAGCCTGCTCGCGAGGCGGCCTGATAGCCGGCCGGGGCTTTGTTGACCGGGTACATATCCGTTGCTGCGGTAACGGCCACTTAGGGTTTCGGCCTTACGCCGAGTCACTTTCGAAAAGCCGGAATGCCGGCCCAGGCGAAAGTAACCAAAGCGCTCATGCCCCACCACTAGGTGCCTCGCCTAGGCTCGGCATGCCCGAACGCAGGCATTGCTCCGTGGGCCCGCCGCGAAGGGCCATCCATGGCCCAGCGCGGCTATCCCGGCATCCATGCCGGGATGCCCACTACGCAATACCTGCGTTCGGCCAGCGTGGTTAACGGGGCGCCGAGATCAACGTCTACCGCGAGGCGGCCTTACAGCCGACCTGGCTCTTTCGGGTGTACGCCAGTCTCATTGTGGGAGCGAGCCTGCTCGCGATGGCGCCCGCACAGGCAACATCACCTGCTCAGGCAGACCGCTTTCGCGAGCAACCCCGCCCTCTCAGGGGAGTACGGTCACCAGTTGAACAATTGCCGGGCATTCGCCGTACTGGCCTCGGCCAATTGCTCCGGATCGATCGCCATGATCCCGGCCAATGCCTCGCAAATCGCCGGCAGGTGCGCCGGGCTGTTGCGCTGGCCGGGGAACATCGCCGGGGCCATGTCCGGGGAGTCGGTTTCCAGCACCACGGCATCCAGCGGCAGTTTCGCCAGCACTCGGTGCATGCGCAGGGCCTGGGGCCAGGTGGCGGCGCCGCCGAGGCCGAGTTTGTAGCCGAGCTTGATGTATTCGCGGGCTTCTTCAAAACTGCCGGCGAAGGCGTGGATGATCCCCGCACGCTTCAGGGCAAAGCGCTTGAGGGTGGCGATCACCGCCGCGTGGCTGCGACGCACGTGGATGAGTGCCGGCAGTTCGAACTCCGCCGCCAATTGCAGTTGCGCTTCGAACAGCGTCTGCTGACGCTCGCGGTCCAGGCCCTCGACGTAGTAATCCAGGCCGATTTCCCCCACCGCGCACAACTGCCGATGCCCGGCCAGGCGGACCAACCAGTCGCGCAGTTGCGTCACGTCGTCGGGGCGATGCTGGTCGAGATACACCGGGTGCAGGCCTAGCGCGGCGTGCAGGTCCGAATCGCTCTGCACCAGGTCCCAGACCCGCTGCCAGTTCTCCCGATACACCCCCAGCACCACCATCTGCCGGACCCCCAGGGCGCGGCTTGCGGCCAGCAGCGCCGGGCGATCCGCGTCGAAATCGGCAAAGTCCAGGTGGGTGTGGGTGTCGATCAGCTCCACGATTCAGCCCTGGTGAATACGCTGCTTGAAGGTCCGCGCAATGGCCTGCACGCCAGGCTGGTAGTCATCGTTCTCGATGGCCGCCAGGGCCAGCTCCAACGCCTTGTCGGCAATCAGTTGATGTTGCTGGGACATGGCATTGACCGGCAATGGCAGGAAATCCAGCAATTGCGTGTCACCGAAGGTACCCAGGCGCAACGGGCGCGACTTGAGCGGGAAGTCGTGCAGGGCGTCGAACACCCCTTGCAGCAGCACATAGGAGGTGGTGATCAGCGCATCGGGCAGGTGCCCCAGGCGTTTGAGCAAGTCGTCCATCAACTGGCGGCCGCATTCGCGGCTGAACGACTCGCCGTGTTCGATCAGTACTTGGCCTTCGAACCCGCTCAGTGCTTCGCGAAAGCCCGCGGCGCGCTCCTGGCTGATACTCAGCTCGGGGCGAGCGCCGACCAGCACGATTTGCCGGGGTTGTGTCTCCAGCAGGCTGCGGGTCAGTTGCAGGCTGGCCTGGCGGTCGTCGCTGATCACCGAGCAGAAGTGCTCAGGCTCCATCACCCGGTCGATGGCGATGATCGGAATGCCCTTGGCCTGCAACTGGCGGTAGCTGTCATCCCCGGCCGGCAGGCAACTGGCGACGATCAGCGCATCGCAGCGCCGGGCGCGGAACAGCTGCAACAGCTGCCGCTCGCTGTCCGGCGCGTCATCGGAACTGGCGATCAGCAGCTGGTAGCCCTGCGCCCGGGCACCCTGTTCCAGCAGCTTGGCGATGCGGGCGTAACTGGGGTTTTCCAGGTCCGGCAGGATGAAGCCCAGGGTACGGGTATGCCGACTGCGCAATCCGGCGGCCTGGGGGTTAGGCGTGAAGCCATGTTCTTCGACCACCGCACGCACCCGTTCGACGGTCGCATTGCTGATGCGTTGTTGTTCGGCCTTGCCATTGATGACATAGCTGGCGGTGGTGACGGACACACCGGCCAGTTGGGCGATATCACTGAGTTTCAACCCGTTTTTCCTTGTTTTTTCGAGTTTGCCCCGACAATGAGCGTCCATCCTACCCGATTCAGCCCGACGGTCATTGTCCAAACGCTGGCGACAAGTTGCACTTCAAGGATGAGAGATTATCGAGTAACGTGCCAATCTTTCTAGATTAAACGTTTCAGCAAGCGTATTTTCAAGGTTAGCAGGATTTTTTGGCCGTTCTGCCGCGATACCGCCAAAAGCTGTCCTGGGACGCTAACCTGTCATTCAAAACAATACCTGGCGCTAACCCGACGCCAAAAAGGAGAAAGCATGCTCGAGCTCAATCCAGAGCAGATATCCATGGCCCAGACGGCCGTGGATAAAGCCGCCGCGCTGCAATTGCTCGCTGACAAACTGGTGGCCGATGGCCTGGTAGCCGAAGGTTATCTCGCCGGCTTGCAGGCCCGCGAAGCCCAGGGTTCGACCTTTCTTGGCCAAGGTATCGCCATCCCCCACGGTACGCCGCAAACCCGCGACCTGGTGCATTCGACCGGCGTGCGTTTGCTGCAATTCCCCGACGGCGTGGACTGGGGCGACGGTCAGATCGTCTACCTGGCGATCGGTATCGCGGCCAAGTCCGATGAGCACCTGCGCCTGCTGCAACTGTTGACCCGCGCCCTGGGCGAGACCGACCTGGGCCAGGCGCTGCGTCGTGCCGGTTCCGCTGAAGCCTTGCTGAAATTGCTGCAGGGTGCGCCGCAGGAACTGGCCCTGGATGCGCAGATGATCGGGCTCGGCGTGTCGGCCGACGATTTCGAAGAACTGGTATGGCGCGGCGCCCGTCTGCTGCGCCAGGCCGATTGCGTGAGTAATGGCTTTGCCGGGGTGTTGCAGCAGGTCGACGCGCTGCCCCTGGGTGATGGCCTGTGGTGGCTGCACAGCGAACAGACCGTCAAGCGCCCGGGCCTGGCCTTCGTCACACCGGACAAGCCCATCCGTTATCTGGGCCAACCCTTGAGTGGCCTGTTCTGTCTCGCCAGCCTCGGTGAAGCTCACCAGGCGTTGCTCGAGCGACTCTGCGCGTTGTTGATCGAAGGTCGCGGCCACGAGCTGGGCCGTGCCACCAGCAGCCGCAAGGTGCTGGAAGTGCTGGGCGGTGAACTGCCCGCCGACTGGCCCAGTGCCCGTATTGGCCTGGCCAACGCCCACGGCTTGCATGCGCGTCCGGCGAAGATCCTCGCGCAACTGGCGAAAAGCTTTGAAGGCGAGATCCGCGTGCGCATCGTCGACGGCCAGGACAGCGCCGTGTCGGCCAAGAGCCTGAGCAAACTGCTGAGCCTGGGTGCCCGTCGCGGGCAGATCCTGGAATTCATCGCTGAACCGAGCATCGCCGCCGATGCGCTGCCGGCATTGTTGGCGGCCATCGAAGAAGGCCTCGGTGAAGAAGTCGAACCGCTGCCGCCGCCGAGTGCGCCGCAGGAAAGCCCAATGGCCGAAGTCGCGACCGTGATGCTGGCCCCCGCATCCGGCAGCCTGATCCAGGCGGTGCCTGCCGCGCCGGGTATCGCCATCGGCCCGGCCCATGTCCAGGTGCTGCAAGCCATCGACTATCCGCTGCGTGGCGAGTCGGCCGCCATCGAGCGCGAGCGCCTGCAAAACGCCTTGAATCAGGTGCGCCGCGATATCGAAGGCCTGATCGAGCGCGCCAAGGCCAAGGCCATCCGCGAAATCTTCATTACCCACCAGGAAATGCTCGATGACCCGGAGCTGACTGACGAAGTCGACACCCGTTTGAAGCTCGGTGAAAGTGCGCAAGCGGCGTGGATGGGCGTGATCGAGGCCGCCGCGAAAGAACAGGAAGCCTTGCAGGATGCACTGCTCGCCGAGCGTGCTGCCGACCTGCGGGACGTAGGCCGTCGGGTGCTGGCGCAGTTATGTGGCGTCGAAACCCCGAGCGAACCCGAGCAACCGTACATCCTGGTGATGGACGAGGTCGGTCCGTCCGACGTGGCACGCCTG is from Pseudomonas sp. B21-056 and encodes:
- a CDS encoding methyl-accepting chemotaxis protein, with amino-acid sequence MSATAQEVARSAAAAVSSAHSVNDETLSGRGLVESQQGSIARLASEIDQSVQVINQLATDSQAISRVLDVIKSIAEQTNLLALNAAIEAARAGEQGRGFAVVADEVRTLAKRTQQSTEEIEAMISRLHGGVGAAVKAMGTSHEMASGTVGQSEKVQQALENILGAVGMIVDQNQQIAAAVEQQTAVAHDIDQNIVEINRAGERTAEGAHQTEDASRELSVQVGQLKLLISAFRV
- a CDS encoding TatD family hydrolase, translating into MELIDTHTHLDFADFDADRPALLAASRALGVRQMVVLGVYRENWQRVWDLVQSDSDLHAALGLHPVYLDQHRPDDVTQLRDWLVRLAGHRQLCAVGEIGLDYYVEGLDRERQQTLFEAQLQLAAEFELPALIHVRRSHAAVIATLKRFALKRAGIIHAFAGSFEEAREYIKLGYKLGLGGAATWPQALRMHRVLAKLPLDAVVLETDSPDMAPAMFPGQRNSPAHLPAICEALAGIMAIDPEQLAEASTANARQLFNW
- the cra gene encoding catabolite repressor/activator — encoded protein: MKLSDIAQLAGVSVTTASYVINGKAEQQRISNATVERVRAVVEEHGFTPNPQAAGLRSRHTRTLGFILPDLENPSYARIAKLLEQGARAQGYQLLIASSDDAPDSERQLLQLFRARRCDALIVASCLPAGDDSYRQLQAKGIPIIAIDRVMEPEHFCSVISDDRQASLQLTRSLLETQPRQIVLVGARPELSISQERAAGFREALSGFEGQVLIEHGESFSRECGRQLMDDLLKRLGHLPDALITTSYVLLQGVFDALHDFPLKSRPLRLGTFGDTQLLDFLPLPVNAMSQQHQLIADKALELALAAIENDDYQPGVQAIARTFKQRIHQG
- the ptsP gene encoding phosphoenolpyruvate--protein phosphotransferase, with amino-acid sequence MLELNPEQISMAQTAVDKAAALQLLADKLVADGLVAEGYLAGLQAREAQGSTFLGQGIAIPHGTPQTRDLVHSTGVRLLQFPDGVDWGDGQIVYLAIGIAAKSDEHLRLLQLLTRALGETDLGQALRRAGSAEALLKLLQGAPQELALDAQMIGLGVSADDFEELVWRGARLLRQADCVSNGFAGVLQQVDALPLGDGLWWLHSEQTVKRPGLAFVTPDKPIRYLGQPLSGLFCLASLGEAHQALLERLCALLIEGRGHELGRATSSRKVLEVLGGELPADWPSARIGLANAHGLHARPAKILAQLAKSFEGEIRVRIVDGQDSAVSAKSLSKLLSLGARRGQILEFIAEPSIAADALPALLAAIEEGLGEEVEPLPPPSAPQESPMAEVATVMLAPASGSLIQAVPAAPGIAIGPAHVQVLQAIDYPLRGESAAIERERLQNALNQVRRDIEGLIERAKAKAIREIFITHQEMLDDPELTDEVDTRLKLGESAQAAWMGVIEAAAKEQEALQDALLAERAADLRDVGRRVLAQLCGVETPSEPEQPYILVMDEVGPSDVARLDPSRVAGILTARGGATAHSAIVARALGIPALVGAGASVLLLAPGTSLLLDGQRGRLHVAPDAATLQRAVEERDTREQRLKAAAEQRHQPALTRDGHPVEVFANIGESAGVASAVEQGAEGIGLLRTELIFMAHTQAPDEATQEAEYRKVLDGLAGRPLVVRTLDVGGDKPLPYWPIAKEENPFLGVRGIRLTLQRPQIMEAQLRALLRSADNRPLRIMFPMVGSVEEWRQARDMTERLRLEIPVADLQLGIMIEVPSAALLAPVLAKEVDFFSVGTNDLTQYTLAIDRGHPSLSAQADGLHPAVLQLIDITVRAAHAHGKWVGVCGELAADPLAVPVLVGLGVDELSVSARSIAEVKARVRELSLEQAQNLAREALAVGSANDVRALVEAL